The DNA sequence ttatttattttattttattatattttttttttttcattatcatgGGAAACCTGAAAAGAAGATGTCTAGTTAATCAccacttacaaaaaaaagttcAGGAAGGTCTTATGATTCATGTGCTTGGAAAGCATTAACAAGACAACACAAACCCCAAAAAAGAAATCATTAAAAAGGCATTAAAAAGAAAACCCGACAAATGAAACCATGAGTCGGAAAGGTATTTCATTTAATCATGCTGGATTTTATTACAAGAAGTTAAAACCAATGTCTATTTTAGCATGCATTTATGGCTTTTTCCATTGCAGTTGTACAGAAAACTCAGTTCATACACCATTCGCATGACAGTGGACACAAGGAGCATGCTTCGAGTAATGTATGTTACTTAATACCACCGCATCTCGTGACACACAGGATATGCAATgaattacagaagaaaaaaaaggcatgtgaGATGCTGGCATGGCACAAGGAGTTTGGATTTGCTTAAGAAATTCCCACTGTCATTTGTGTGAGACTCTCCAAAAGCAGAGACCGGCTCTGACAGTTTTACACTGCACCAGATGGCAAGCAATCCTTCCCACCGTCACACTGGCTCCAGGCATGGCACAGCATTGAAACGTTCACACAagtacatacaaacacacacacacacaccgctctgGCAAATCAATATGCCTGAAAACCACAGGGATTGGTTTCGCACTGTTTTCAAACTAGGCCAAGCTCGAGCTACCGTAAAATTTACTGTGCCACCGGAGGGCAATCTATTTTGGAAACAAACCAAAACGGAAAACTCGTAGCCCTTGTCTCAGCAAATCTATCCGTGAGGCACCAAAATCACACGAGGCTGTGTGATTTTGGAGAGCCAGTCCGTTGTGGTAGTTAGCATAATGCTAACTAGATAAAGTAAATACATGTAAGCTACTACTAAGAGTGAGCGAGATGTGGTAATACTGTGAAAAATACTGAAGGTTAATGTGGTAATATATCATAAAGGCTAAGCTACAAAAGCAATCGCTGGGCAGAACATGGTCTAACATGTTAGGATCAATGTTAAAGCTTAATCAACTTCTATTTCTGGATTGAGCTTTTAAATTCAACACTCACAGAGAGGGAGAGGATGGGAAAGCAAGAGACAGAAGGGGAAGAGATAAAAAGAGTAAGAGATACGAGTAGTGAATGAAAATATAACTAAATCAATGGATGACAAGCCTTGAATGGTGTTCGCAGACAGTGATGCCAATTTCCAGCGATGTGACACTAAGGCCACATGCAGTGGCATCCAGATGGCTACAGTGAAAATAAGGGaatcttaatttaaaaagttgaaatttatGAGCAGCACCTGGATTCTTGTCTCAAATTCTGATCAGATTTTCAGAAGCTATGCCCATCTACAGAAGCCACAAATGACATCAGAAATTAGGGTGGTAGCTACGCCCAGTATAATCCAACAGTGCATTGATCTGGGAGCTTTCAGCGATAAAACAGTCTGTGTGTCCATTTGAACAGGCCATTAAAGATCACACCTGCTGACAGAGCAGGTTAACCCATGAAATCCCACTGGTCACATCTATTTAGATTCTAGAatgcttcttttctttttttgggccagtaacttttttttttaaagaaaattatacttttattttgcaaaggatgcagtaaattgatcagaagtgacagtcaagtcatttataatattacaaaagatttctattatggctaaattctgttcttttaaacgttctattcatcaaagactcTTGAAAGGAAttaccgtttccacaaaaataggaTAATCTTACCGATCCCAAACTCGATAAATTTACTTACTAATTAGTAACCTAGATATTACAAaatctgatttgtttttttttttggtataaaaaCGTTCAGAAAAAAGAATTTGATTTCAAGGTTTAAATTGGATTTTGAATCCCAGGTTCAGATTTTGGATCCCACTGTATGTCACTTTACTGTTTGTACTGTTTGTTACgtgaaactttttatttatttatttattaaagtctgCTGCATTGGGCTGTTcaagaaataaaatgcatgtttgcaCTCAGCTGGGGAAACATGGTACAATAATTGGTTAAACAAGCTCACTCAACCCATGCACCACTTTACATTCCTTAACAGGACTCTCCAACTAACCCCGTTCAAGTGTTACACTGGGCAAAATCACCCTTGCCAACCGCCAACACATCCCACTGCAGATGAGAGTGAAGCAAGGTGAGGCACAGCCGCTGGCACTGCAGGCAAACCTGTGTTTATTTATAGGCACTTAACCCACTTTATATCAGATTTTTCAATGTCAGCCTTGTGTTCTAATCTAGCCCTCTGTCAGCGCATCATTAGTAAATGCTGATCCCCactctataaacacacacatacaccacacGGTAGAGAAGCAGCATGAGAAGAGAGGTCTATCAGTCACCAAGAACAGGGTTTTCCAGATCTTGAGATCTTTGCAAGCGACTGCAATTATTGATTGTAAAAACACACttccatttcaaaataaatgatgcGTAATGAAGATCAGTAATATGTGTCAAAAAGGGGCCTCATTTTTAATTTAGCAATTGTTTGACATTTCGGGACTATCGTACCTTGCACTCCAATTGGTTAGATGGGGCAGCTATTTGCGGTGACACCGTATAGCAACTCACGTACATGGCACCTCTCAGTCTGAAGCAACTGAATGGAAACAAAAGCACTGGTTAAGAGACGCATTCTGAAAATGTTTTGAATGCATGGTCTTAAAAATGCAACACTTATTTGGAAAAGTATTCAAAATAGCCAAAAAGCACATCTCCAGCCCCTGCACAGATCCTTTCAAATCAGCCAAAAAAGACCTTTCTGCTTTCTCTATCACTATTTTTGGTTTCAAAATTTGGATTCACTGTTAAATCAATGTCAAGCTGCTGCTGTTGTGCATTTGTAGTTGCTGTTTGTGTCTGCCAACCAATggtgcaacaaaaacaaaaaaaacaccattttTATTGGGTCTCCATAGACAAAGGGAGATTTAAAGGGACACATCTTCACACCGAACAGCTGCAAATGCTGTATAAGCGACTCCCTGCAACCAGATTCAGTCACAAGATTAAAAGGCACCAGACGAGCCTATGAATAGGCAGAAAAAAGACAATCACTCGGAGTTAAATTTGGAGAACAGTTATCTGGATTTGAGAAGGGGAGGTTTAACTACCTGTCCTTGACTTGCTTGTCTTTGCTGGCATGTGACTTTCCACATTCCTATCGACAACACAGATCATACTATTGAgaaaatatacatacacatacacgtacagaattacacacatgcacatcGCTCTGGCACTCGATTTAACTCTCCTCGTTTGCAACCCGGGGCATCTTCCTTATGTGCAAGGTTGCATCTATTTCTGCTGCCTGGTGGGCGGTTCCAGCTCAGGACCACCGTAGTACTGGCTGCAGTTGGGGTCCCCCCTCACTTTGGGGGATGTGGGTATCTGGACACCAGTGTAGGGGTTAACGCACCAACACTCGCCCCTCTGTCCATGGCTGGACATGTTGCACTGGAACACAAGAGATAGAAGATGATGAGAGACTGGCAGGGAAACGTTGGGGGCTAAATGAAGCTCCTGGCCAAGTACAGCCCTCCCGCCTCATTTGACCCAGCATGTCTCATTGACCCCTACAGAGAACTCCCAAAATGAGGTCATAATTGAACTGGACATAGCTGACGCTGAGACCCAAAATAGGCAAAAGACTGATTCTCAATTTTTTTGTCCTCCAATGGCAAAGAACAAAAACTGACagttataataattacaaaaggAACAGGATGATTGCAACACAATTAAGTTTGGTGAGGTACACTGTTTTGTGCCCTGGGAACAGGGTTTTCATGTTAAAACAACAGACCTGTTTTCTTCTTCAGGACACGTTTGTGTTTAAAGCTCCAACATGTCATGccaggaaacagaaataaaatatcacgATTGTGAATATGATTGATAACTTATGAAGTTTTCAGTCATCATGCTCGCTGTCAGCGGAATGTCAACACTGCTGaacaaacattttatgatatagtgtataattaaatatatatatataaacattaagacTTCTTATGAAACTCCTACAGCTAAAATGTGTGACATCTTTTTTTCTGGAAAATAATCTGAGaagcaaaaataatataaaatacattacaaaaaagaTACATATGTGATTCTCTTTTCCTCTGATAATGTCTCTAAAAACCAAGTCAAGCCAGCTGACAGACGGGCTCGTCAGTCAGCAAAAATTTTCATTAGCTTGTAACGCTCTGCTAAGATACGGTTGCCTTGGCTTTGATAAAACAGCCTTCTGTAGAGAATTTGGGAATGTTTTACACACAGTTTCTCTTTGGCTCCATCTTTGAGTCATTAATGAACCTTCTAAATGGAATTGGAAAATAAAACTACAGGAAGCTGCAGATTGTTGTGCAAAGGTTGTGCAATGTCTCATAGTCCTATTTCCCTATAGTGAAATTAACACCAGCTGCCATTCAAATGCGAGTACTTTTTGTCCTGCAAATTGACTCAAATTGACAATGGACAAGAAGACTCCCAAAGAAAAGCTATGTCAGCTTTTAATTTATGACCATGATGATGTCTTTAAAAGGTTGAGTCAAATGTTGGTCTTTTCACCTGCTTAAGGTTGTACTGTCCTGTCTTGTCACAGTTGGGGAACTTCAGGTCATAAAGATTTTCCAAAGGTCCCTTGTTGTCATGGAATGTAATTCGGGAGATGTTCTCCAAAACTCTATCCAGCTCCTGTTGACACTGGCTCTGTAAgaccaaatacacacaaacacaaacatgcatcTGAACATTTCTTCAACTCAAACATATTGAAACATTATTACATTCTCACTAGTTTATTTTGTCAATCTCCATTGTCTAAATACCTAAATGCaaacaaatatctttttttttttttttacatcaaatgcATAAACCCcgaaaatgatataaaaatatttattgtgagGGTATGCTATTACCAGGCTTTGTTTTAGATTTCAGAAATCTCCTTTGCAAGTTTTACATTGCTAAACAAGAAGAGTAACATCTGAAAAAACGTTAAATGCAATTAATAgcttttgtgatttaaaaaaatctaaaccacaTGCATTTGAAAAGAAGCAAAATAAGTGATGGAGACCTGCTACAATTAGGCAAAAGATAGAAGTAATGTGACTTTCATATAACAAAAAGTTAGTTAGCAAAATCCTCAAAGAAACACTTATATAAGGAGAGTGAGATAAACAGCAGGTCGGCGGCCTCATGAAACATTTGTGTGGCTGATATAAATCTCGTACTTGAGCTAATTTGCTGGCTTAGTTCTGCCTCCCTACCTCTCCGCAAGGACAGGCATCGGCATCAAAGACCATTCCTGTTTCCCGTTCCTTCTCTTTTTCCCTATATCTCTCATGATGGCTGCTCCCTGCTTGGCCCAGGATAAGAGGGCACTGGGGGAAGAGGGCCTGCCAGGGATCTTATCCGTATCATGTGGATGAAAAGTGCTCCATCACAAAACAGTGAACTGTCATCGGACATTCTCCTTGAATGTCTGCTTTTTATGGGATACGAGATGGTTACACTACTGATTTATGACCCTCACAGAAAAGCTGTTTATTCGGTTTGGCTTTTTATTACCCTACCATTATCACTGGTTTGAATTTTTATTGCCTTGGCTTCTTCATTTTATTGCATCTACCTTTTTATAGTACTTTCCAACCTCCATTTGCTTTATCAACATATCATTTCGCCGTAGTTACTATTGCTTTCAGGTCAGCCAAACCAGACCCAATGTGCTTCATAATACAGCTATTGTTGtcttcactgctgtgtgtttatGGTCACATTGATTGTCTTTTTGAAACTATTTCTTGCCCAACAGCAGTATAGAATATGCTCAATGAGGAGGAAAATATGAGCGGATGTAGGAGTTTTCCAGATCAATGCACTTAAGGTGCCTTTTAAATGGTGAAGATATGCTAATGACAACGTAAAGCAGACAGGCTTGATCTTATAAAGTTGTCATGCAAAACAAGCCCTACATCTGAGCTACTAAGAAACCTGCCAGAAATGTCATTTACTTcaatatgcatttataaaaaaataataatttgccaaATGAAGTAAATTAGCAAGAGAATTTGTATACTGGCTCAAAACCTTAGATGATGCCGATAGAGATGCTGATTGGGGTGTTGCAGTGGTCACTTGGCTGAGGATTTAAGAGTCCAGGTAAAGCATGGTACAAGTCCAAGAAAAGTTAATTAACTCTCTGTGGACTTGCGTGATGGCCAAATTTGACAAGCACTGGCTCATTCCTTGTTTCAGCAGAGATGGCAGCCGTTTGTTCTACCTTAGCAATCAGTGTGACTGTGTGCTATCACCGGGCAGTGTTTTAGACATCAGAAATCACTGGTTAATTAGGTAACTAAGGAAATGATCACGTTTTTAACTGAAAACATAGCGAAAAAAGGCTTAATACGAAAAACACCCCACAAATCAGCTTACAGCAGTTTCTGCACAGCTCCAATCATGAAAATAACATACTGAAGCAATAAATTATGCACTGACAAACAGCCTCAGACCACAGAATTATAGCAACATCAAATAGAGAGGGTTGTACAAAGCACATACCGTAAATCTGAACCCCAGAGGACTGTGTTAGGAAAATTAATGTTTAGCTGAAAGGAGAGTGTCTGTGTCatagcgagtgagtgagtgtgtgcgtgtgttgtgTGAGCCTGTAGCATTGTGTATGTGGTGTGTTAGTCTGATAACCAGAAGAGGGCACTACTGTACtgaacacaggtttttatttctgttggtctaacaTTCTCTGTGTTGTCATTTCGTATGAGTCGCTTCGGTGTTCACCAGTACTCAAGAGGGCCACTCACCTGTCTTGGGTGAGGTATTTTGGGATCATCCAGGGAGCTGTACATCCTGGTCCTCTTGTTGTTGTGATGCTGCTTCACAGCTATTTCCTTAATGTGCTGGTAGTTGTTTTCTTTGCCTGGCTTCTTCACTGGAGGGAACCGTGTGCTATTTACTTCTCCTAATAAAGGGAAGAGTAGGTTacaggattaaaaaataaaaagttaattatttatttatttaaataaataaaataaagatttgtgtgtaatacttaaaaataagtattaaaaaaaaaaaaaaaactttagtttagTACTTCTATCATGGCCCATAAAATTCCAGAAATTGAATCGCTTTTTAAAAGCTATTCTCAATTAAATTCTGAATGCTGCACAACCCTGTAGATGTTGCATAACAAatggacatttatttatttatttttttggtcaatgAAAACAAACCAGTGTTCTGGCAGTGCATCAAAGCGACACAGAGAGAAAGTTAAAGGCTGGCATTAATGACCTGTGAAGAGGCCTGTGAAGAGATATGTGCCTTTTATGTAAAAATGTGCCTGGCAAATCATAAGTGAACTACTAATAACAAAAGATATACTTTTATTCCCTTATTTTATCCTTTTCTTATTTTGTGctacacagaagaaagtcagtaatacaggtttgaaacagcaTGAAAGtgactaaattattttaaatgaattaattttatttttgagtgaactatcccttcaagtaaaaatatattaattgataataattacaataatttcgAAATATCTTTACTACAACAACATTTCATAGCATTatgctcaaaaataaataaataaaaacttccaATAACGAAGACTCTTCGAAAGTCATCTGACAAAAAGACAGTAAATGGGTTTGAAACgaaatgaggatgagtaaatactGACAGAACTATTCTTTTGACCCCTTTAGGGAGTATCAAAGCTCAGAGACGCTGAACAAAACTCTGTATTTGAtcctgaatgtactgtaacagCAAATATGTATTAGGCTATGTATACTTTTGGACTTTGTATTGGGCGAATTAGTTACATGTTCCTTTTGGTAATATCACTTGCACAGAGCAGGTCACTTGGACTCTAGCCGGCCCTTTGAAACCCATGCCTGCATTGAAGTCTGCTCCTTTTCCTGGCCCATCGACATTAAAAAGCAGAACCCTCAGGCCTCGAGCCCAGAGCTGCTCGAATGAAGTCAACGCAGGGTGAGTATGAGAGCCTGAAAGGGGGCACTCTGAGCATTGTCCAGCATTGAATACTGTGGTCTAAAGTTTCAAGCCTAATTGTAAGGAACAGACCTAAGAATAGCGTCTGAAATAGCAGGCGACTTTGCCAGAGTTTGCCTCACTAAAGAAATTATTGGCGGGTGTGCTTCAGCAGACACCTGCCATTACGTCTCCTCGGAAGCATCCCTGTTCCACACTCTCATCCCTGGGCCTACACCAGCAACACTTCCCACTCACAGTTCCTCTCTCTTTCCAAAGGCTTAGTGTGTGGGCTGTGCGGTTGGGGAGTGGACAGGAACTCTTTCAAGGCCTGGGCCGGTTTGTCTCTCACTTCTCCCAAGGAAGCATGACATCCTGTTGAAAAGTCAAGTGCCACTTGTGAAGTTACACTGACTGTAGAGTTAGGGGGTGTGACTGAAGCGTGAATCCTTATAAGGGAAAACAACAAATGATTCCTAActctgtgtctacaccggatgtGAGCAGTGCGGCGctacaaaatactatagaacctgtgatctataatagagattcattatatatagatcagtcgATAGAACTCAATacaatcagtgatgctgtctacactggattcGGCTCGGCATGACACCACAAATCCCTGACAGTACTGCTGTCACATTCAATTTATGTCATGTTGACAcacatttcaaatgattttcaaaggtcgcatccagtgtagactcTAGCTGATGCGGCGCGGCGCGGCGCCAGTGTTGccaattgggctactttaacactgttttcATGTCAGTGGATTGAAACAacaccaataatgtgatatttagcttCTTGAATGTGAATTTTACTGGAAGATCCCCGCCGAAAAACGTGTATTTATCCACTGGAATGCCATTTTTACTGGAGAACGTAATTGGGCTAGTTTtaggctagttttgagtagcaattgggctagttttgttgctaaaaacctggcaaccatggtGTAAACACGGtgtaaggagagatgactgaggacgatggcgaatgatttgcagatcctcaGTACCACACCGACAAccctgacagcaagcagtttcggtccGGATTCGGCCCACATCTGGGCCGaaactatgttgctgtctgggaaacATATAATCTTGTGTTGTAAGTACTGCTGCTCCATAGTATAAACAGAGTACGTGTAATCGCGAATCTCGAAAGTGATAGTAAAACACGATGCCGGCGCAACAttgtgatgtctatcagccatggATGATCTATCCCGCCCAACCCTAATGCATATCAGCTTATCAACCACTTCATTTTCTGACAAATTAGTTATGTTTTCTATGAAATGTGAACATAATAATCAAAATAGGAAAGAAAGGAAACAGCAAAAACATCACAGAGACTGAATAATCTTTACATTCATCATtagaaaaatctaatttattaggGCACAACCAACATATGTGTCACTCAAAAACCAGCAAGTATCTCTATATGATGTACATGTAAGGTTCTGTACACATAAGATGCGTTTAAAAACAGCAAGATGGAATAAAACGGGGTCTTAACATTAAAAAAACCAGAGCATATGGTGaagcatgcaaaataaataaaattagttttaaatgaTAGGACTTTCTGTATATGATGCACATGTAAGATTCTGTTAGGATGAATTCAAAAACAGAGAGATGGAGTACAATATGGTAACCTGataaatttttataatatatatatatatatatatatgtgtgtgtgtgtgtgtgggtgtgtgtatttt is a window from the Carassius gibelio isolate Cgi1373 ecotype wild population from Czech Republic chromosome A9, carGib1.2-hapl.c, whole genome shotgun sequence genome containing:
- the igfbp2b gene encoding insulin-like growth factor-binding protein 2-B, with the protein product MFSTLLCSLLLLHGSLGEIVFRCPSCTAERQAACPKLTTSCEIVREPGCGCCPVCARQKGELCGVYTPRCGSGLRCYPSANSELPLEQLIQGLGRCENKVDLEPTMTNQESWHSGEVNSTRFPPVKKPGKENNYQHIKEIAVKQHHNNKRTRMYSSLDDPKIPHPRQSQCQQELDRVLENISRITFHDNKGPLENLYDLKFPNCDKTGQYNLKQCNMSSHGQRGECWCVNPYTGVQIPTSPKVRGDPNCSQYYGGPELEPPTRQQK